From Camelina sativa cultivar DH55 chromosome 20, Cs, whole genome shotgun sequence, the proteins below share one genomic window:
- the LOC104771781 gene encoding disease resistance RPP13-like protein 4: MASGNTAPGTETGQNAEEVEKKAGDDSGVSSTQEVGKKPGDEPETSIGKILKIVTKLDNRFPQQPEQQRMSRSETAPARTNPSGSNQQPTTGGLEKQQSDTTGFASVRQTEHAIPKLKRNLRLLEEDVSKLQDLNIEVAEEVRRQIRPLENLLNQVEVGSTNKPLTEGNKNDLEKVNKKIFNLMCQVPLLPNKPKNKRGFDDDDGNGDNHGKPIVCLPGIHANEEELKRLAVFRDVQTKFEQLDGDKKIYLLTFAVFPENQEVNRTMLMYWWIGEGILDYRVTPPKKGMVLADEDKPENVVKKVLKEFADMKLIEPVKNKRKVEPSSYKMTPFVHASLVRISMEMKLFNIYQKGKKPTMQKSELNKVCLVEASSSQPEAKANKMLYANQIETVFNVSERFPDFTFKWFSKDQTSGKRKLNRLSPTTYKELKVFYLGRWERTAKRHIEVENAELMKNLKHMTKLKLLSFQGISRIERLDDAVCKLHDLIILDLRACYNLEKLPDKIDSLKALTYLDITDCYMIDRIPKRLSWLDNLEVLKGFVVSDATDEETVCTLAELEHLKNLRKLSISINKDVSVSKLFVDIENFDRLEKLKMAWGGINVHKPADPNSGFKKILRQITFQELQPVKKVPKLDRDPVHLPLKLKKLDLQCFPISDLPSWLQPNMLGGLEKLYIKGGTNLTGFGKQPKKETACQVKVLRLKFLPRLKVEWRDLQLYFPRLEFLDKYQCPQVSFCPTDGIGIWRKKD; encoded by the exons ATGGCCTCGGGGAACACCGCGCCGGGCACGGAGACGGGACAAAATGCAGAGGAGGTCGAGAAGAAGGCAGGAGATGATTCAGGAGTATCATCAACACAGGAGGTGGGGAAGAAACCAGGAGATGAACCAGAAACATCAATCGGGAAGATTCTTAAAATCGTGACTAAATTGGACAATCGTTTTCCACAACAGCCAGAACAACAAAGGATGTCAAGGTCGGAAACTGCCCCTGCCAGAACTAATCCTAGTGGTAGTAACCAGCAGCCAACCACGGGTGGTTTGGAAAAACAACAAAGTGACACAACTGGTTTTGCGAGCGTGAGACAAACCGAGCATGCGATTCCTAAGCTGAAACGTAATCTCCGTCTTCTTGAAGAGGACGTGTCAAAGCTACAAGACCTTAACATAGAGGTTGCAGAAGAGGTGAGGAGACAAATCCGTCCACTTGAGAACCTGCTCAACCAAGTGGAAGTGGGTTCAACGAATAAGCCGTTGACCGAAGGAAACAAGAACGATCTGGAGAAGGTCAACAAGAAGATCTTTAACTTGATGTGTCAAGTACCTTTGTTGCCCAACAAGCCTAAAAACAAGAGAGGGTTTGATGATGACGATGGCAATGGGGATAATCACGGGAAACCCATTGTTTGCTTGCCAGGGATCCATGCCAATGAAGAAGAGCTCAAAAGACTTGCCGTTTTTAGAGATGTACAAACCAAATTCGAACAACTTGATGGTGATAAGAAGATCTACCTGCTGACCTTTGCTGTGTTCCCCGAGAATCAAGAGGTGAATCGAACCATGCTCATGTACTGGTGGATCGGGGAAGGCATCCTGGATTATAGAGTCACACCACCTAAAAAGGGTATGGTTCTGGCTGATGAAGACAAACCCGAAAATGTCGTCAAGAAGGTTCTCAAGGAATTTGCGGACATGAAGTTGATTGAACCTGTTAAAAACAAGCGAAAAGTGGAGCCAAGCAGCTATAAGATGACCCCTTTTGTGCATGCTTCATTGGTTCGAATCTCAATGGAGAtgaaactttttaatatttatcaaaaaggGAAGAAGCCAACCATGCAAAAATCAGAACTGAACAAGGTCTGCCTTGTGGAAGCTTCGTCAAGTCAACCAGAAGCAAAAGCTAACAAAATGTTATACGCAAATCAGATTGAAACCGTCTTCAACGTTTCTGAGCGGTTCCCGGATTTCACATTCAAGTGGTTCTCCAAGGATCAAACATCAGGAAAAAGGAAGCTGAATCGTCTATCACCAACTACGTATAAGGAGCTCAAG GTTTTTTATCTAGGAAGATGGGAGAGAACCGCCAAGCGCCACATCGAGGTAGAGAATGCAGAGCTTATGAAAAACTTGAAGCATATGACTAAACTCAAGCTTCTGAGTTTCCAAGGGATCTCAAGAATTGAAAGACTTGACGATGCTGTCTGTAAGCTTCATGATCTGATCATCTTGGACCTCAGGGCTTGCTACAATCTTGAGAAACTTCCAGACAAGATAGATTCACTCAAGGCCCTTACCTACTTGGACATTACAGATTGCTACATGATAGACCGCATACCCAAGAGGCTGTCGTGGCTTGATAACTTGGAGGTTCTAAAGGGCTTTGTGGTCAGTGATGCTACTGATGAGGAGACGGTCTGCACGCTCGCTGAGCTGGAGCACTTGAAGAATCTGAGAAAGCTAAGTATCTCAATAAACAAAGATGTCAGTGTATCCAAACTGTTCGTGGATATTGAGAATTTCGACCGTCTAGAAAAGTTGAAAATGGCGTGGGGAGGTATTAATGTCCACAAGCCAGCGGATCCTAATAGCGGattcaaaaaaatcttaagaCAGATAACATTCCAAGAGCTCCAGCCTGTAAAGAAGGTTCCAAAGCTGGATAGAGATCCAGTGCACCTTCCCCTGAAGTTGAAGAAACTGGACCTTCAGTGTTTTCCTATTTCGGATCTTCCCTCATGGCTTCAACCCAATATGCTTGGTGGTCTGGAAAAACTCTACATCAAAGGAGGAACCAATCTTACTGGATTTGGAAAGCAACCAAAGAAGGAAACGGCTTGCCAAGTCAAGGTTTTACGTCTGAAGTTTCTTCCCAGGCTCAAAGTGGAGTGGAGGGACCTACAACTGTACTTCCCAAGGCTGGAGTTCTTAGACAAGTATCAGTGCCCTCAAGTTAGTTTCTGCCCCACCGATGGCATCGGAATCTGGCGCAAGAAAGATTAA